The following coding sequences lie in one Trypanosoma brucei gambiense DAL972 chromosome 7, complete sequence genomic window:
- a CDS encoding RNA-binding protein, putative produces the protein METHQDPRNLIVNYIPTPVTEEDLEELFRPFGPLVSVRIICDRENGNHPKGYGFVRYKFVESAMNAMSRMNGYSINNKRLRVTQATGPRKYSQAAGSTSVRQPGPRAPPGSAPPKVSGPCFGDGAVEQISLTTSSLVPCPIVHPFDSRNSVLTAMARPQETTVHHPATFALVDRGRMHMIQAAPGIMAAPVGNQQFVQTVPASWAPALSTIQPPVVLSEGDTGGIVTGNIKTCGSSSPMELSVLSMTTQPVPAMTIPRVQQSNSTTQPEQYHPSSKTMEPLCFQSYMPLNPVRDGILQGSVSSFFTPLGASDPTTGSLCGAALSSPTTRMIGTTNFMSPN, from the coding sequence ATGGAAACGCACCAGGATCCGCGCAATCTCATTGTTAATTACATCCCAACCCCTGTGACGGAGGAAGACCTTGAGGAGCTGTTTAGACCTTTTGGACCATTAGTTTCTGTTCGTATCATATGCGACCGCGAGAACGGAAATCACCCTAAAGGATACGGATTCGTTCGTTACAAGTTTGTAGAGTCCGCGATGAACGCGATGTCGCGGATGAATGGATACTCGATTAACAATAAGCGTCTTCGTGTCACGCAAGCCACTGGGCCCAGGAAGTACTCACAGGCAGCAGGTTCAACATCCGTGCGTCAGCCAGGGCCGAGAGCACCACCGGGCTCTGCTCCACCCAAAGTGAGCGGGCCGTGCTTCGGCGATGGTGCTGTGGAGCAAATCTCCTTGACTACCTCGAGCCTTGTCCCCTGCCCCATTGTACACCCATTCGACTCAAGAAACAGCGTACTAACAGCAATGGCGCGGCCGCAAGAAACGACAGTGCATCACCCTGCCACATTCGCACTTGTGGACAGAGGTCGTATGCATATGATACAAGCAGCGCCCGGCATTATGGCGGCTCCCGTAGGCAATCAGCAGTTTGTGCAAACGGTGCCAGCTAGTTGGGCCCCGGCACTCTCAACAATACAGCCGCCGGTAGTGCTTAGTGAGGGTGACACAGGTGGCATCGTTACTGGCAACATAAAAACTTGTGGAAGCAGCAGCCCCATGGAGTTAAGCGTCTTAAGCATGACAACCCAACCAGTTCCGGCGATGACTATTCCGCGGGTACAACAGTCGAATTCAACAACTCAACCCGAGCAGTACCATCCTTCGTCCAAGACTATGGAGCCGCTTTGCTTTCAGTCATACATGCCTCTTAATCCGGTGCGAGACGGAATCCTTCAGGGCAGCGTTTCGTCCTTTTTTACACCCCTGGGTGCTTCGGACCCAACCACCGGCAGCCTTTGCGGCGCGGCTCTCAGTAGCCCGACGACTCGGATGATCGGAACCACCAACTTCATGAGCCCCAACTAA
- a CDS encoding phosphatidyl serine synthase, putative, producing the protein MAGKLNGATGSFSSPKGTGASRKGIDSRKGSVSSHSAGLKKVKKLNSLPISREINPKQQSEETCIANGGTEDAMYTPRTLSVLIVLLAVFLFMVRYCHYLDMDVVSSVKLGLAASGVSFIAFGATHLPDSMLLRPHPSFWRAVLAVGVLYLALLSFLLFQSLDTIRAILLLHDPSLKSLPEERQYAEDCRIFTSDDPFLFVRTTFDIFIVAHTLGYFAKTIIVRDWRASTCISVVFEIVEVTFQHALPNFKECWWDHLLLDVLICNGGGTLLGILALRIFHARRYNWVLSDNVKSKCGKARRFISQLVPQSLVPYEWNVFLSPKRFVQFLLLLSLMTLQELNTFTVKHILHIPPKHHLVVLRLVMWLFLAIPAVCEYYFYISGLDPTNKLGPSVWVSVVNLLFEVVLAGKLAVEGNYFQEPMPGYIAIPWITSLISLCIWFAIFFGVLTLKQRMEKRCLLYAISSVFFYFGCGCVLAMFAMGMPDLQIGREAFQRYVYPYERYIIFWR; encoded by the coding sequence ATGGCCGGTAAGCTCAACGGTGCTACCGGTAGCTTCAGTAGCCCCAAAGGCACCGGTGCCTCACGTAAGGGTATTGACAGTCGAAAAGGTAGTGTGAGCAGTCACAGTGCTGGCCtgaaaaaggtgaagaaatTAAATTCACTGCCTATCAGCAGAGAGATAAACCCGAAGCAGCAGTCGGAGGAAACTTGCATCGCTAATGGTGGTACAGAAGACGCGATGTACACGCCCCGTACGCTTTCGGTTCTTATTGTTCTGTTAGCAGTATTCCTTTTCATGGTGCGTTACTGCCACTACCTAGATATGGATGTTGTCAGCAGTGTAAAATTGGGCCTTGCGGCTTCTGGAGTATCTTTTATAGCTTTTGGCGCCACCCACCTTCCCGATTCGATGTTGCTGCGCCCGCATCCGAGTTTCTGGCGGGCGGTGTTGGCCGTGGGTGTCTTGTATCTGGCGTTGCTAtcttttctgctgtttcAAAGTTTGGACACAATACGTGCAATTCTATTGCTGCACGATCCTTCACTTAAGTCACTACCGGAGGAGAGGCAATACGCCGAGGACTGTCGCATTTTCACTTCAGATGACCCATTCCTTTTTGTCCGCACGACTTTTGACATTTTTATAGTTGCCCATACACTGGGGTATTTCGCGAAGACGATTATTGTGAGGGATTGGCGTGCCTCAACGTGCATTTCAGTTGTGTTTGAGATTGTCGAGGTGACGTTCCAGCACGCACTGCCGAACTTTAAGGAGTGCTGGTGGGACCATTTGCTGTTGGATGTCCTCATATGCAATGGCGGCGGAACATTATTAGGAATACTCGCTTTGCGCATATTTCACGCACGGAGATATAATTGGGTGTTATCAGATAATGTGAAGAGTAAATGCGGGAAGGCGCGTCGCTTCATATCGCAGCTCGTGCCTCAATCATTGGTTCCGTACGAGTGGAATGTGTTTCTTAGTCCAAAACGCTTCGTgcagtttcttcttttactttccctGATGACCCTTCAAGAGTTGAACACGTTTACCGTGAAACACATCCTTCATATACCCCCCAAACATcatcttgttgttttgcggCTGGTTATGTGGCTGTTCTTGGCGATACCTGCCGTATGCGAGTACTACTTTTATATCAGCGGACTTGACCCAACTAACAAACTTGGTCCATCAGTGTGGGTGAGTGTGGTGAACCTTTTGTTCGAAGTTGTTTTGGCGGGGAAGCTTGCCGTTGAGGGGAATTATTTTCAGGAACCAATGCCGGGCTACATCGCAATACCTTGGATAACTTCACTCATATCCCTTTGCATTTGGTTTGCGATATTCTTCGGAGTACTGACACTGAAACAACGCATGGAAAAGCGGTGCCTGCTTTACGCAATCAGTAGCGTGTTCTTCTACTTTGGATGCGGCTGTGTTTTAGCGATGTTTGCGATGGGGATGCCGGACCTCCAGATTGGTCGTGAGGCATTTCAGCGCTATGTTTACCCATACGAGCGCTACATAATCTTTTGGCGATAA